CGAGGGTGACCATGACTGCAAGGTCGCCAAGTGCAAGCCGCACAAGTGCAGCGGCATGGCCAACTCCAGCGTGCGTCAGATCCACTCGATCATCAGCGGCGTCCTCAACGCCGTCGTCCGCTGGGAGTGGATCAGCACGAACCCGGCGCAGATCGCCCAGCGCCCGCGCCAGACAGCTCCACAGCCCGACCCGCCCTCACCCGCCGAGGCTGCCCGCCTCGTCGAGAAGGCCTTCGCGCTCGACGAAGACTGGGGAACCCTCGTCTGGCTGGTCATGACCACCGGCATCCGCCGCGGCGAAGCCTGCGCCCTCCGCTGGTCCCGCGTCGACCTCGACGAAGGAATCATCGAGATCCGCCGCAGCTACACAAAGCTCCGCGGCGTGGGCCAGGAGAAGGACACCAAGACCCACCAGATGCGCCGCATCGCCCTCGACACCGAAACGATCGTGCTCCTGCGCGAGCACAAGGCCCGCATGCAGCAACACTGCCACGAACTCGGCGCCAAGTGGTCGGAGAACTCGTTCGTCTTCACCAGCACCCGCGGATCCGACCTGAACGAGCCCTACTCCCCCGACGCCGTCTCCAGCCGCTACAAGAAGATGGCAACCCGCCTCGGCATCGACACCCACATCCACGCACTACGGCACTACTCCGCCACCGAACTCCTCACCGCCGGCGTTGACCTCCGAACCGTCGCCGGCCGCCTCGGCCACGGCGGCGGCGGTGCTACGACGTTGCGCGTCTACGCTGCGTGGGTTGCCGCCGCCGACCGTAAGGCCGCTGAAGTCCTTGGTTCCCGAATGCCGAAACGGCGCCCCTAGGCCATCTGTTCTACAGAGCGGTGAGCAAACCGGCTGTGACCAGCAGGTTTGGCCCGAGCACCCGCCACTTATGGGGCATATTTGGGGCGCCCGGCACGGCGGACGAGTCCGGCTCCTCGCTCAGCGGCGAAATCCTGCCCAGCCACATCCTCGACATCGATCAGAGAGTTGGACGTCAGTCCCCGTCGTCAGCCGCTGATCGCCTTCGCAGCTTCTTGTCCTGCCGCCAGGACCATCTCGCCCGCCACCGTGGCGGTCGCGTTGGTAACGCGCTCAATAATCGCGTCGACCAGTAGGCGAAGTCGCCCCTTATCCGCCGGCGCCTCACTTGCAGCGTCGTGCAACTCGGCAGCCTGAGCATCAACGATTGCTTCGTCCTCAGGAGGAAGCTGAAGTGTCGTGACCACTTGCCGCACCAGCCCCGCGAAGCGGAGCACCTGGGAAACATCGATACCACTGGCGACATTGTGAACATAGTTGTTGTCCCCAACAACTATGTTGCCAGACGAGTCGCTAATACTGATATTGGTTACGTTACCGCCGCCACCTACGGCCGCCGCAGTCCGGTTCATGTAGTCCGACACACTTCCTCCGTACTCGACCACGCAGTCCTGGCCGTTCGCGGTAAGCCTGGGGTGAATCCAACCCGATACCGCTTCAGCCACCTCAACACCCTCGATAAACCCTCTGTCGGAGAGATACTGAACCTCGTTCTCCACTTCGGCATTCGTGAAGCGCTGGCCCATGAACCGACCGTACTCGCTCGCGGTGAAGCCTTCCCAGCTTGCAGGTCCATCACCCCCCTGATACTGCTTGTGATACAGCCATCGCAGAAGTTGGCCGCGTAGCCGCGGGCGCCTCACCGCCGGATCTTTACGCTCGGACCTCATCTGCTGAACGAACGCAATCCCCTCGCCAGTAATGAAGGCACTGCCACCCCCTCCGAGCGTAAAGCGCGCCTGGATCAATCCTCGATCATCGAGGTATTTGCCAAGCGGATATATATCATGCCCAGAAAGACCCTCAGCCGAAACGAAATCGCCGATTTCAAAGAACTGCGTGAATCCGCTGGACTGATCATAGAGCCAGTCCAGAAGTCTCAACCCGTAGTACTCGACATCTAAAGCCATTCGAGACTCACTCCCCAGAAAATCAGTGCGGAAACCCCCCGCCTCTCTCAAGAATGACGTCACCATACCCGACGACAACGACAAGCGGTTACGTGCCCCAAAGTAGTAAGAACTGACCTAGAGCGGGGATCGTGCGTTTTTCCCACACGGCGAGCAGAAGGTGCCACAATCGGATGCGAACTGCACGAGAGCGGAGGGCGACAAGTGACCAGCAGTGCTAACTCGGAAGGTGGCTACACGTGGCTCAAGCAGTTGCCGCTCCCCCGGACGGCTCCGATGCCGGTGAGGTGATCCGCTGGTACCGGCAGCACCACAACCTCACCCAGCAGACGCTGCTGACCTGCTCAACACCGCGCAATCCTGCGGTCCCCGGCGGCATGTTCCACGTCATCCCTGCCGGGGTGTTCCAGCCCGCCGCCCTCGCGCCCGCCCACCAGGCCAACGACTTCTCCCTGTGGCGCAACATCCAGCACGAGTACTCCGAAGAGTTCCTCGGCAACCCCGAGCACGACGGCAACGCCCTTGACCCCATCGACTACGAGCACGACGAGCCCTTCCGCTCCTTCTCCGCTGCCCGCGCGGCCGGAGACTTCCGGGTCTTCACCAGCGCCGTCGTGCTCGAACCCCTCCACCCTGTAGGTCGAACTGCTGACCGTCGCCGTCATCGAGGCACCGGTGTTCGATCAGCTCTTCGCCGGCATGGTCGAGCTCAAGAGGAAGGCGCCGCGGTCAGCACCGGAGCGGGCCGGCCCACCGTCGGCATCCCCTTCAACACCGAGTCGCGCGAGCGGCTGAAGACCGAACCGCTCTCGCGCGCCTGCATCGAGCTGGCCGGGCAGCACCGGCACACCCTGCTGACCGGGTGAGGGCCGAGGCGGTCTAAACCGGCTGTTCCGGTGCTCGGGGCACGCCGAGAGCATCGCTGAGCCTGTCGTCGAAGGTGCGGAAGCTGCTGAGTGCATGGGTCCCTACCGGCTCGACTGGCTCCGAGAGAACAGCGCCCGAGTCGTCGTAATGGACTTTGCGGCTGAAGCTCCAGAAACAGTGAACCGGCAGCACCTCGCCGACTTCGAGTGGAAGGTTCCCGAGGTGTTCAAAGTAGCCACGGGACCACGGCAGCCGGTTGATCAGCAGCGGCGGCATAAGCAACTGGTCGGGACGAAGCAGCTCGCGACGAGGCACGTCCGTGCTCGCCGAGCGGGTCTTGAACACGTAGATGAGGATGTTGCCGGTCATCGCGTGGATCGGCACATCGGTCTTGATCACGCGCCCGAACGAGTACAAACCGTCCGGCATCTGCACAGCGAACACATCACCGGGCTGCAGCCGCTTCCGAGACGGCTTCAGGATGCGGATATTGGTCTCGGCCACGCCCACGTAACGCTCCTTTGATCAGCTGCCGCAACAGTAGCGTCCGGCGGTCACCGGTCGGCCTACAGACCAGTTGCGGACAATCAGTGCGGCGACGTTCGCGGTGAGCGAGGCGAGCTGCTCGCTGATCGTGTCCAGCCGGTCTTCGATCGTTACGAGCCGGCTGATGATCTGGTCGAGCGGCTCGTCGCCGGTCTCACCAGGGGCGAGCGGCTTCCGCCCGCGCAGGATCGCGTTGAGGTGACCGGGATGCCACCCGAGCGCGAGGGACAGCGCTTCGAGGGTGCGGGCGCTGCGCTTCCGCTCGACGGTGTGGTGCTGGATCTCCCGCACGATGGCCTGGGAGACGTGAGACCGCTCGGCGAGTTCTCGCTGTTTCCACCCGAGCTCGGTCACGCGCTCGTTGATGGCCTTCGAGACCGCCGCCCAATTCTCCGTCACCTATTCCTCCGTGCTCCGCCTCGGAGCCGAGGTTAGCGCCTGATCGCTTTCCGCGGCGCAAGTATCACATTGCGTCGCCAATTCGGATCCACCGCACGCCACTACGAGCTGATATCAGCTCATATTCCCGCCGAAATCATTTGAAGGAATCCTCCATGAGTACCCCTATGCCCAATGAAGGCCGTCCGGCCTTCTACACCGTCAAAGAAGCGGCCCGGATCCTCCGGGTCGACGCGGCCACCCTCTATCGCGCCATCCGGGACGACGCGTTCCCCGCTGTCCGGGTCCGGAGCCGTTACGTCGTGCCGGCCGTGGCCCTGAACAAGCTCCTCGCCGAGGCCACCGAGACCGGAGGTTGTGTCGATGTGGCCCGGATGGCCGCCGAGCGGCGCACGGCTCGCGCCATCGAGCGGCTGACCGGGGGTGCGTCATGACCCCCGACGACTACGCCCCCATCGCCAAGCGCCTGGACCGCTTCGCCCCCGTTTCAGACGAAGTTCTCGCCGACATCGTGACCCACGAGGGCCTGTGCTTCTGGGTGTTCAACCGCGACGAAATGCCCGATCTGTCCGGCGAGACCGAGCCCGACCGCGAACTCGCTGCCTGGTCGTGCGCGGGCTGCCCGGTCGTGAACTCGTGCCTCGAACTGGAACTCCGCGTCGCCGGCGAGCAAACCGTCGGCGTTTGGGGCGGTCTTGCCGACACCGACCGCCGAAAGGTGCACCGCTTCTGGCAGTGGCGACGTCAGCACCCGCAGGGAGGCGCCCGATGAACGTCAACCTCACGACTTCCCAGATGGTCGTCGGTGCGGCTGGCTTACTGCTCCTCCTGATGGTCTGGCGCTCCGGCGCGCGGCGCGCCCGCAGGGCCGCCGAACGGGCGCGGGACGGCGCCCGGGTTGTGTCACTGGCCGGCCGACTCTTAACAACAACTCATTCGATTGCACGCCTGGCCGCAGGAGTTCCGATCGCACGAAGAACTTCCGCCAACCATACGATATGCCTAGTCGGTCGAATGGACTCATCTGCAAGCAGGGCCCTCAGGTGGCCGATTGACTCCGAAACCTGTCCGACTGTGAACGTTTCCGGCTCAGAGTACACGTCATACAGATCTTCGTCGGGAATCGACCAAAAGTAATCACGTTCGATCTGCACACCTTCGCCCTCGACTTCAGACAAATGCTTCAACAACCGATCACATAAAACGCGAAGTTCGAGCACCGAAATGAACAACGGGTTCGTCTCATTCAATTAATTCCCCCCCAGAAGGTCTTCGATCTGCTTTTGGAAGCCCCTAATCTCGGTCTCCAGGTGATTGATTCTACCATCGATGATCCGATTTCGAATTTCGGGACTGGGAGCGTTCTTCAAGAAACCGAGATTATCGAAGGCGTCAGGGTCAGCCCGATAGTCGTCCAGTTTTCGTCGATGCTCGTCGACCTGACGCTGAAGAGATCGTACGGATCGCTGCTGCTCTGGGCGAAGTTTGCCGATCCCAGAAGGGCCACCGACATCCTCGGCAAGATTAGTCGACCGACCGGCAGTGGCCGCCTTCCCTCCTGTCGAAGCGAAAGCGGCACCGCCAGAGAATAACGAGGGAACTGTACTGAGCAACTGCTCGCCGACCATCGCAATCTGCGACTTGCGCTCACAGGTCTCCATATTGAAAGCGCAGTACGTTGCGGCAATATACTTGGCCCCTGCCACGTCGTGCGAGTCTCGAAGGTACTCCAGAGCCTCTTCGCATCCGGCACGACCGAAGCAATAGTCTATCCAATCACCATCCTTACCCTGGATATAGTGAGGCTCCCACCAATCGGCAGCAGTGTTCTCAAGTACCGATTGAAGATCAGCCTCCAACGTCGTCTCGTCAGACCCGGGCGGGGCGTGGTGATCGATCCACTTGTTTCTCGCGTCTTCATTCGATTTCTTATTTGCATCTCCAGACTCCGCACCGTAGCCGCCATTGCGACACTGGAGGTCACAATTCCGGGCATCCTCGGGCTTCATCCCCTTTGGCAGGACAAGGGGTTCAAGGCCGGTGGGATCACTCTTCAGGATTGGATTTCCGGCTGCGTAGGTGTAGCCGTTGCCCGCTTGTGGCTCGCTCAGGGTGAGCAGGGGATCGACAGATATGAAGCGCCCGGTGGTCGGGTCGTAGGCTCGAGCGCCGACGTCGGTGAGGCCTGTGGCCGCGGATTCCGATTTGCCGAGGAAGCCGTGGTTGTCCGGCCAGGTTCCCTGTGTCGTCGTTCCGGCGCTGTTCGTCGTAGTGACTGGGCCGAGCGGGTTGCCGTAGGGGTCCTGTGTCCGTCGGGTGACGGTGCCCGTGCTCGGGGTGTAGACGATTTGCATCGTTCCGTGCGGGTCGCCCGCCAGGTACACCGGATCGGCTCCTCCAGTGCGCATCGCGACGGTCTGGCCGTTGAAGGTGTAGTAGCGGGTGCCAGTGACGGTTCCAGTGGCGGCTTTGTAGGTGAGTTCTTGACCGGGGAGGAACAGTGTCGCAGAGCCAGGGTCGCGTCGGATGAGCTCATTGCCGTCTGCGTCATAGACATAGGACGTGTTGCCGGCCGGGGCGGCGACTGTAGCGAGCCGGTTCTCCTCGCTCCACGTCAGCGTCTGGTTCCCGTTTGGCAGTGCTCTGGTCAGCGTGTTGCCGGCCGGATCGTAGGTGTAGCTCGTGGAGCTCGCGCCGGTGGGTCTGGTTGTTGCTGTCGAGGTCAGCGAGGAGCGCTGCGCTGCGTCCGGGCCTGGATAGTTGTAGTTGGTTGTGGTGTCACCCGTGGTTCCTGGTACGGCGTGCTTGACCTGCGTAGTGCGCAACCCGGTCGGGTCGAAGGTCCAGGACAGCCAGTAGGGGTTGGCTCCGCCGACGTTGCTGGCGTTCGGCGCGGCGGCGCAGTTGTCAGTGGCCGTCCAGGCCTGGTTCAGCCGGTCGAGGCTGTCGTATCCGTAGCACTGGGTCCTCGCCGGTGATCCGGCTCCGCCCTGGACGTTGACCGAGCGAGTCGGGTTTCCGAACGGGTCGTAGAAGTACTGGACGTCGTCGAGTTGCGGCGTGGCGAGCTGGGCCGAGAAGTTGGCGTGGGTCAGGCGCCGGGTTTGCGGGTCGTAGTCGTAGGTCAGCGCGCTACTGCTGCTGAAAAGGCCGAGGTTGTAGCGAAGTGGCTCGCCATACGGTGTGTAGGCGGCGGATTCGACGTAGCTGTTGTACCCGATGCTCGAGCTGGGCTTGCCGAGGGAGTCGTAGGCGGTGCCGATCCACTCGCCGGGCAGTCCGCCTCCGGGGGCGGGCAGCATCGAGGCGAGTTTGCCTGGGTCGTTCCACTCGAAGCGGGTGGTGTAGGTGCCGGCCAGCCCTGTCTCCGAGGCGGGAACCTGGACGCTCATACTCGTCGGGTTGCCTTGCCCGTCGTATCCGCCGTAACCGACGAGGTAGTTGCCCTGCGGGGTGTACCGCGTGGAGTAAGTGAGCTTGCCCTTCTGCACCGTGTCATAGACCCAGGAGGAGAGCTTGGTGCCGGCCAGAGACCCCGAGTACTCGGCAGTCTTCCGGCCGACATTGTCGTAGGTGAACGCGAGCGTCTGGCCACGGCTGTCGGTCGTGGTGGTCACCTGGTTGGCGATGTCGTAGGTGTACTTCGTGGTGCCGGTGGCCGGATCGGTGGCCTGGATCTTGTTGCCGAGGAGGTCGTAGCTGGTGGTCCAGACGTTGCCACCGGGATCGGTGATCTTTGCGAGCTGTCCCAGTGGCGTGTAGGCGTGCAGTGTCGACTGATACGCACCACCGGATACAACACTTCCGTTCACCGTCGGCGGTGCCGTGTACTGGCGCGTTTCGACCGTATTGCCTCGGACGTCTGTGAGGGTTGCAGTGGTGACGCCGCCTGGCGGCGGGAACATGGTGGTGCGGTCTCCGCCGTAGACCGACCTGGTGTGCCACGTCGCGTTTACAACTCGTTTCATAATGAAGTCGGCAGCTTGCGGTAGCAGATGAGGACGCAGGCCAGGTGCATGAGGCCAAGGTGGATGTCGGCTCGGCGTTCCCAGCGGATCCGTAAACGCTTGAACTGGTGCAGCCAGGCGAACATCCGCTCAACTACCCATCTGATCTTGCCGAGACCGGAGCCGTGAGCGGTGTTCTTGCGAGCGATTCGCGGGACGATGCCCTTGTCTCGCAGGGTCTTGCGGTGATGGTCGTAGTCATAGCCGCGGTCGCCGTAGAGCCAGCGCGGGCGCTGACGAGGCCGGCCGCGTTTCCCGCGGATCACTGGAAGCGCCTCGACCAGCGGTATGAGCTGCGTGCTGTCGTGCCGGTTGCCACCAGTAACAGACACCACGAGCGGAATACCGTTGCCGTCGGTGATCACATGGTGCTTGGAACCGAGCCGAGCCCGATCGACGGGCGAGGGGCCCGTCGCTTCCCCCCTTTCAACGCCCGTACATGCGACCCATCCACCACCGCCACATCCAGATCGAGCCGATCCAGCGCTCGCAGCTGGTCAAGCAAGAGCTTGTGCACCGCGTCGAACACCCCGGCCTCGGTCCAGGCCCGCAACCGACGCCAACAGGTCACCCCGGAGCAGCCGAACACCTCACGCGGCAGCTCCCGCCACGAGATCCCGGTCTTGAGCACGAACACGATCCCCGCCAACGCCGCCCGGTCATCCACCGGCAACCGACCCGGATACCGACTCCGCCGCACAGGCCTCGGCGGCAGCAACGGCTCCACCCGCTGCCACAGACTGTCGGGAACCAACTTCTCAATCAACACATCAGCATGCCCACACTTGATCAACTACGGCCAGCAGACGCGCCGATCATTTTGAAACGAGTTGTTAGGCCGTTGTACGCCGCCATGTCGACGACCCGTCCCGCGCCGTCGTAGTTGTTGATCGTGCGGCTGTTCACGGCAGAGTCAGCGACCGAGATCAGTGTGGTCGACGGGGCTCCGTCGGTGTAGTAGCGGTCGTTGGTGGTGACGGTCCAGCCGTGGGAGTCGTAGAAGGAGTCGGTGACGGTGCGCCCGCCGCCTTCGGCCGCGGTTTGCACCTGTCGAAGTTGCCCGATCGCGTCGTAGATGCCGATCGAGGTCAGGTAGTTGTGGGTCGTGCCGTTGAAGATGAGGGTGTTGGTGGTCACCGCAAGCGGTGCGTTCGGCGCCAGCTGGTAGGCGTAACTGGACGAGGCCGGGGCATTGGCGGCCTTCGAGTGGCCTGGAAGCCACACCGCGGTCAATCGGCCGAGGGCGTCGTAGGTCGCGTCCGTGCGGTGGTTCGCGATGTCGACGGTCGCCGTGGTGACTCCACGGCCTGGGTCGATCGTCGTGGTGCTGGTCTGGTTGAGTGCATTGGTGCTTGCGGTCTGGGTGAGCACTCCTCCGCTCGTGGGCGTGTAGGTGAGCTTGGTGGTGCGATTGAGGCCGTCGGTCGTGGTGAGGGGACGGCCCGAGCTGTCGAACGTTCCGGTGCCGGTGGTGGCGAAGGTCAATGCAC
The window above is part of the Amycolatopsis thermoflava N1165 genome. Proteins encoded here:
- a CDS encoding IS5 family transposase (programmed frameshift), translating into MIEKLVPDSLWQRVEPLLPPRPVRRSRYPGRLPVDDRAALAGIVFVLKTGISWRELPREVFGCSGVTCWRRLRAWTEAGVFDAVHKLLLDQLRALDRLDLDVAVVDGSHVRALKRGEATGPSPVDRARLGSKHHVITDGNGIPLVVSVTGGNRHDSTQLIPLVEALPVIRGKRGRPRQRPRWLYGDRGYDYDHHRKTLRDKGIVPRIARKNTAHGSGLGKIRWVVERMFAWLHQFKRLRIRWERRADIHLGLMHLACVLICYRKLPTSL
- a CDS encoding RHS repeat domain-containing protein, with amino-acid sequence MFPPPGGVTTATLTDVRGNTVETRQYTAPPTVNGSVVSGGAYQSTLHAYTPLGQLAKITDPGGNVWTTSYDLLGNKIQATDPATGTTKYTYDIANQVTTTTDSRGQTLAFTYDNVGRKTAEYSGSLAGTKLSSWVYDTVQKGKLTYSTRYTPQGNYLVGYGGYDGQGNPTSMSVQVPASETGLAGTYTTRFEWNDPGKLASMLPAPGGGLPGEWIGTAYDSLGKPSSSIGYNSYVESAAYTPYGEPLRYNLGLFSSSSALTYDYDPQTRRLTHANFSAQLATPQLDDVQYFYDPFGNPTRSVNVQGGAGSPARTQCYGYDSLDRLNQAWTATDNCAAAPNASNVGGANPYWLSWTFDPTGLRTTQVKHAVPGTTGDTTTNYNYPGPDAAQRSSLTSTATTRPTGASSTSYTYDPAGNTLTRALPNGNQTLTWSEENRLATVAAPAGNTSYVYDADGNELIRRDPGSATLFLPGQELTYKAATGTVTGTRYYTFNGQTVAMRTGGADPVYLAGDPHGTMQIVYTPSTGTVTRRTQDPYGNPLGPVTTTNSAGTTTQGTWPDNHGFLGKSESAATGLTDVGARAYDPTTGRFISVDPLLTLSEPQAGNGYTYAAGNPILKSDPTGLEPLVLPKGMKPEDARNCDLQCRNGGYGAESGDANKKSNEDARNKWIDHHAPPGSDETTLEADLQSVLENTAADWWEPHYIQGKDGDWIDYCFGRAGCEEALEYLRDSHDVAGAKYIAATYCAFNMETCERKSQIAMVGEQLLSTVPSLFSGGAAFASTGGKAATAGRSTNLAEDVGGPSGIGKLRPEQQRSVRSLQRQVDEHRRKLDDYRADPDAFDNLGFLKNAPSPEIRNRIIDGRINHLETEIRGFQKQIEDLLGGN
- the xerC gene encoding tyrosine recombinase XerC, with the translated sequence MANSSVRQIHSIISGVLNAVVRWEWISTNPAQIAQRPRQTAPQPDPPSPAEAARLVEKAFALDEDWGTLVWLVMTTGIRRGEACALRWSRVDLDEGIIEIRRSYTKLRGVGQEKDTKTHQMRRIALDTETIVLLREHKARMQQHCHELGAKWSENSFVFTSTRGSDLNEPYSPDAVSSRYKKMATRLGIDTHIHALRHYSATELLTAGVDLRTVAGRLGHGGGGATTLRVYAAWVAAADRKAAEVLGSRMPKRRP
- a CDS encoding helix-turn-helix domain-containing protein — encoded protein: MSTPMPNEGRPAFYTVKEAARILRVDAATLYRAIRDDAFPAVRVRSRYVVPAVALNKLLAEATETGGCVDVARMAAERRTARAIERLTGGAS
- a CDS encoding immunity 26/phosphotriesterase HocA family protein, encoding MGVAETNIRILKPSRKRLQPGDVFAVQMPDGLYSFGRVIKTDVPIHAMTGNILIYVFKTRSASTDVPRRELLRPDQLLMPPLLINRLPWSRGYFEHLGNLPLEVGEVLPVHCFWSFSRKVHYDDSGAVLSEPVEPVGTHALSSFRTFDDRLSDALGVPRAPEQPV
- a CDS encoding helix-turn-helix domain-containing protein, whose product is MTENWAAVSKAINERVTELGWKQRELAERSHVSQAIVREIQHHTVERKRSARTLEALSLALGWHPGHLNAILRGRKPLAPGETGDEPLDQIISRLVTIEDRLDTISEQLASLTANVAALIVRNWSVGRPVTAGRYCCGS
- a CDS encoding WhiB family transcriptional regulator, which encodes MTPDDYAPIAKRLDRFAPVSDEVLADIVTHEGLCFWVFNRDEMPDLSGETEPDRELAAWSCAGCPVVNSCLELELRVAGEQTVGVWGGLADTDRRKVHRFWQWRRQHPQGGAR